From the genome of Pelobates fuscus isolate aPelFus1 chromosome 11, aPelFus1.pri, whole genome shotgun sequence:
ccctcaccatcttcccccctctctctctccctcaccatcttcccccctctctctctccctcaccatcttcccccctctctctctccctcaccatcttcccccctctctctctccctcaccatcttcccccctctctctctccctcaccatcttcccccctctctctctccctcaccatcttcccccctctctctctccctcaccatcttcccccctctctctctccctcaccatcttcccccctctctctctccctcaccatcttcccccctctctctctccctcaccatcttcccccctctctctctccctcaccatcttcccccctctctctctccctcaccatcttcccccctctctctctccctcaccatcttcccccctctctctctccctcaccatcttcccccctctctctctccctcaccatcttcccccctctctctctccctcaccatcttcccccctctctctctccctcaccatcttcccccctctctctctccctcaccatcttcccccctctctctctccctcaccatcttcccccctctctctctccctcaccatcttcccccctctctctctccctcaccatcttcccccctctctctctctcaccatcttcccccctctctctctccctcaccatcttcccccctctctctctccctcaccatcttcccccctctctctctccctcaccatcttcccccctctctctctctctctctccctcaccatcttcccccctctctctctctctctctccctcaccatcttcccccctctctctctctctctctccctcaccatcttccccccctctctctctaacATCCCCATACAGTAATAACCTCACTCATACTCACATTGTTGATCCAGTCGTTGAATGCGGAAACTCGAGTGAATACTGTGGGTTTCTTCAGAGCATTACAGCCGAGGGACGACACAAAGCTGGCAATGCCATGGACCTCCCATCTCCCGTCAGCCGCCTGGCAGTTCAAGGGTCCGCCAGAGTCCCCCTAGTAATAGCAGAGAGTCTATAATGAGTGGGAATTATTCTGTTTGACACCAGCGGGGAGAGTCAGAAAGAAAGACTTTACTTGCTGCTTTTAAAGCGTACGGACACCTTTTATTTCTGCTACAATGGAATATAGGAAATTAGGAATAAAATGGATTTCACAGCAATTTCTCTAAATAACAAATCGCTTCTTACGATGATAAATATCGACACACTTCCCTACACTCTCTGTAACTTACAACAGCCTAGAATTTTAAGGAAAGACCTTTTCAATGTAACCCGGAGAAATTGGAAACCTTAAAATCCCTAACCCTAAATTCATGACATTGACCCTAAAATTCTGAACTAGTAATAGCTCTGATCTAAAATGCCACAATTGGCAGGCGCACCTGAAATGTCCTACTTCCACACACCAGCACTTCCACTAAgatagctgtagttgttatggtacttagagggctatttactaaagtgagatttgctaggaattcaaagtgagtttccatTATTTACAGGTCAGCTATTTTTGgtctacattttgaaattcacttttgtaAATAGCCCTGAAAAGAGGCTCCTTAATGCTTGCTGAGTATCTATGGATGCCGTGGTTAGATCAAGAGGATATTCAGTACTGGTACAGTTTAAAAGGCAGCTAGGTCACAGTTAAGGAACTGAACTCACATTGCAGCCAGACTGTATGTCCCCGCCAGCACAGATCATGGTGGtcttaatggaacttccccaccAGTCTCTCTGAGTGCAGGTGCTGTGGTCCACCACGGGGAGGAGAGCTTGTTGCAGAATGTCTGGGAGATCTCCACCAGCTGCAAGAACAGACAGTGAAACGCGTTACTGAACACCACCTAACACTGGGAACCTGTCAAATCTGCCGCCATATATCAAACACCGAGGCAGAATGCCTTTCTATGGATGTAAAGGATTATTGGAAGCAATGAGTATTCCAAGACAGGTCTGACCATATCTGGCTTGCTTGCTGGCTGTCATGGATTCCCCTTGTTTTTTGAAGGAATTTAATGTTTTTCAGTCATTGATTGTACCAGGAAAAAGTCCAACCAGGAAGAAGTCTGGGCCATTCAGCTCGCGGAGAAGCAGCGCTATAGGAatagagaatatccaggaggtCCAGGAGCGGAGGTAAGAGGTCAGATTGTGGATACAGAATTCTGAACAGAACCTCCGTGTTCTGCGTCGCACTGTGATAGTCCAGGAATGCAGGAAGGGAGTCTTGTTCGATACATTGCATTACATGGGGTATAGAATAATAGACAAAATGGacatacatttaataaataaaaaatgaaagctCTGGATTTTTTTAGTTTCCTCTTTGTCACACTTACCAGCCCCTGCCCTCCAGATCCTTTAGTTTGGCAATATTTACTTGTCACAGTTTGAGTCTTGTCTAGTATTTGGTATTTGTGGTTGGATCGGGATTTTGGGGTAATCTCAGGGCTTTGTGATATATACTGCACATTGACATAATATGATTACACATGATAAGGATGTAAGATGATTATGATATATGATAACATATATCATAATAATCTATTACATGATCTTCCCAATAGGCAGATTATGTTTTCAAATCCTATGCTGCGTGATGTTACGGACGCTGAGAAGCGCATGGCCTCCTAAGATTAGTGGGCGTATCTATAAAGGGAGAAAGGCTATAATAAGGACATTGGTCTGTCCCAGTCACACCGCACTGCTCGATGGTATAACAACCACCATATCAAATAGATTAAGACATGTGTACTAATGCTGCCATAGGAGTAAATTGATTttttaagtaccataaccactataactcACTAGAGTGGTTATGGAGCTCATTTGCGAACAACCATTTCCTAGAATAGCGCCTACAGCCTGGCCCCTCTGCTCGGCTAATAAGCAAAAAACCTCTACATTGTTTGTTTGCATAGCCAGAGGCAACAACGATATCCTGGAAAACTCTACCCTCACTCCCTTATTATAGTATCTCCAGAGATACGTTGATGGCGCTATTATCCTTTAATACTCCGTTCGCCATCATGTATCCCCTGGATAATGTAAAAATACGCAACGACATGATATTCTTatatgatatgatttttatgataaAACAATGTAATTATGCTGATAATAAAACGATAATTTGATAATTATATAAACATACAATACAATGATAGCATAAATAGACACTAGTAAAACAATATAGTGATATAATATAAAGATGATTGCCACCTCCATTCAATTGCTTGACAGGGAAAGTCCAAATGGTGCTCAGAAGACCCCAGACAGTGGAAATGTTTCCCAGGAACCCAAATCGGAGAACTCCTCGACTCACAGCTCCCCTGAAATGCCCACCACGAAGAACAGGTACATCTACGGCACAAACCTCTCCCAAACTGCTGGTTTAAACAAGGCTGGTCGAAGCCGCTTGTGATGCGTGCAGGATAACTGCGATGCCTTTATTTACGGTATTTGGTAAAGGAGTCTTGTAAAAATTACGATTAGTTTAATCCGGTTATTTTCAGAATGGACTCCTCTCCCAAACCTGAAGCCCAGAAGGATTTCTCACGCTCCTCCTCCAGCGCAAGTAGTTTCGCTAGCGTGGTTGAAGAGAATGAAATGTTGGATGAAGAAGACACCGGGATGGTAAGTCTCCAACCTTTGGTGCTCGATTTTATTTTATGATCACTGTAGGTCCCAAACTGAAAAGACTCATAAACTTGGCTATTTTTCCAGCCAAGCTATTTCTATGTAAAACGTAGGGGGTTCCTTTTCGCTGTTACACAGCTTACAGTTTAGTGATTAAGCCCCGGTGTGTATTACAGAAGTCGAGTTCCCTGATCAGTAGCTCAGTTCCAGGGCAGACGTGAAGTAAAGGTTAATGTGCTGCAGTAAGAAAGGGAATCTCTGTCCCTGTGAATTATTGTGTTTGGGATGACGTGCAGATTGTAACTCACAGACCCTTTCAGTGATTGCTGCTCTGCGTGATAAAGGTCAG
Proteins encoded in this window:
- the LOC134576723 gene encoding proproteinase E-like; translation: MTASKQARYAGGDLPDILQQALLPVVDHSTCTQRDWWGSSIKTTMICAGGDIQSGCNGDSGGPLNCQAADGRWEVHGIASFVSSLGCNALKKPTVFTRVSAFNDWINNIISNN
- the LOC134576724 gene encoding rap1 GTPase-activating protein 1-like, whose product is MDSPCFLKEFNVFQSLIVPGKSPTRKKSGPFSSRRSSAIGIENIQEVQERRESPNGAQKTPDSGNVSQEPKSENSSTHSSPEMPTTKNRMDSSPKPEAQKDFSRSSSSASSFASVVEENEMLDEEDTGMESASSSSGTPHKRDSFTYSTWLEDSGSSASAVSGISSIGTPRSAHPEDPKSGDPLYPEIKIQLEETEHHTANQRC